Proteins encoded within one genomic window of Azospirillaceae bacterium:
- a CDS encoding NAD-glutamate dehydrogenase, which translates to MPDRHLDTKSRLLEQTVALVAARLGPEEAPLGERFTRLFYANVPPVDMAETAPEDLAGAALACWRRFVKRTPGKASVAVFKPTRETEGFSAHHSAAVSVNDDMPFLVDSTTDELTRRGWAIHLVIHPVLAVRRTPDGHLAELYEPGKAPADAAKESVMLVAFDEQTDPQVLAEVQTSLEGVLADVRAAVTDWRAMTAKAWEAVGEIARGPVSAGVEELAEAQAFLEWLIKDKFTFLGYREYRFEGDSEDTRTLQIVGDAGLGILRDPDFTILQGLRNFQTLPPEIREFLSQPRPMMVTRSTRRSTVHRAVPLDAILVKTFDANGRITGERLFVGLFTSVALAARADQTPFLRRKVQQVLARSGFDPRGHDGKALIHIIEHLPRHELYQMEEEALFDLAVGVLHLQERQRTALFIRRDPFERFVSSLVYVPRDRYDTAVRRRFQTILERAFGGGETSFNVLLGDDPLARVHIVVQTEPGRIPAYDAVAIENELIEASRSWADKLREVLVARHGEAKGLDLLRRHADVFPAPYREQVDAKVAPDDLANVEQVTATGRLRGVLHRTNDGALAFRIFHPGAPIQLSRILPVLENFGLPVAREEGPFELKPAGTAPVFLQDFVSTAEAPDAERLAALGPVFEEAFLACWERRSGNDRLNRLVLLAGLDHRQVTVLRAYARYLRQVRFPNSQEFLADTLAAHPEFARDLIELFTLLFDPARQPADGKTVAAVEKRLEGMLAKVQSLEEDRALRRFMNLIRSTLRTNHFKTASDGTPLDYLSLKLDSRGIDGLPKPRPFVEIFVYNQRVEAIHLRGGRIARGGIRWSDRREDFRTEILGLMRTQMVKNAVIVPVGSKGGFVVKRPPAPSEGREAFLNEGVACYRIMMRGMLDITDTLAADGTLVPPTQVVRRDGDDPYLVVAADKGTATFSDIANGISQEYGFWLDDAFASGGSAGYDHKKMGITARGAWESVKRHFRELGLDTQSQDFTVAGVGDMSGDVFGNGMLLSEHIRLVAAFDHRHIFLDPDPDPARSFAERKRLFDLPRSSWADYDAKLLSKGGMIVERTAKEVKLTPEVRARLGIEDETVTPADLMRAILSAQVDLLWFGGIGTYIRATTETDADAGDKANDALRITAADVRAKVVGEGANLAMTQKARIEAARHGVRLNTDFLDNSAGVDTSDHEVNIKILLGEVLANGAMDRPSRDKLLAEMTDEVAQLVLRDNYLQTQALSIEEALGSAGLEGQARLLRDLEKSGKLDRTVEMLPGDEEIAARRQAGQGLMRPELAVLLSYAKIRLFDDLLATDLPDDPQMETDLVGYFPTPLRDRFRDAILRHRLRREIVATAVANGIVNRMGPTFVPDTVEKTGAGPGDVARAFVAAREVFDLPSIWAAIEALDNKVPASVQIRMLQETRGLLERAVAWLAVGGKLDLTACVRTYGAGVKALSKALPRILSAEHKADLDARAQALTAEGVPADLAARVAALPVLAAALDVTRIAETSGKDVGNVAVAYFALGHRFGFEWLRGMARALKTENHWERQALAAVVDDLYAQQSELTVHALRVNGKGDPIQAFAATRPAPVARAEQLLTELRAAPTVDLAMLSIANRQLRGLVAG; encoded by the coding sequence ATGCCCGACCGCCACCTCGATACCAAGTCGCGCCTGCTGGAGCAGACCGTCGCCCTCGTGGCGGCGCGGCTCGGCCCCGAGGAGGCCCCGCTCGGGGAACGGTTCACCCGCCTGTTCTATGCCAACGTGCCGCCGGTCGACATGGCCGAAACCGCGCCCGAGGATCTGGCCGGCGCGGCGCTCGCCTGCTGGCGCCGCTTCGTCAAGCGCACCCCGGGCAAGGCCAGCGTCGCCGTCTTCAAGCCCACCCGGGAGACCGAGGGCTTCAGCGCCCACCATAGCGCCGCCGTCTCCGTCAACGACGACATGCCGTTCCTGGTGGACAGCACCACCGACGAACTGACCCGGCGCGGCTGGGCCATCCACCTGGTCATCCATCCGGTGCTGGCGGTCAGGCGCACGCCGGACGGCCATCTGGCCGAGCTGTACGAACCCGGCAAGGCCCCGGCCGACGCGGCCAAGGAAAGCGTCATGCTCGTCGCCTTCGACGAACAGACCGATCCCCAGGTGCTGGCCGAGGTGCAGACCTCGCTCGAAGGCGTCCTGGCCGACGTGCGCGCCGCCGTCACCGACTGGCGCGCCATGACCGCCAAGGCGTGGGAGGCGGTCGGCGAGATCGCCCGCGGCCCGGTGTCCGCGGGGGTCGAGGAACTGGCCGAGGCGCAGGCCTTCCTGGAATGGCTGATCAAGGACAAGTTCACGTTCCTGGGCTACCGCGAGTACCGGTTCGAAGGCGACAGCGAGGACACCCGCACGCTGCAGATCGTCGGTGACGCGGGTCTGGGCATCCTGCGCGACCCGGACTTCACGATCCTCCAGGGTCTGCGCAACTTCCAGACCCTGCCGCCCGAGATCCGCGAGTTCCTGAGCCAGCCGCGCCCGATGATGGTCACCCGGTCCACCCGCCGGTCGACCGTGCACCGCGCGGTCCCGCTGGACGCGATCCTGGTCAAGACCTTCGACGCCAACGGACGCATCACCGGCGAGCGGCTGTTCGTCGGCCTGTTCACGTCGGTGGCGCTCGCCGCGCGGGCGGACCAGACCCCGTTCCTGCGCCGCAAGGTGCAGCAGGTGCTCGCCCGCTCCGGATTCGATCCGCGCGGACACGACGGCAAGGCGCTGATCCACATCATCGAGCACCTGCCCCGGCACGAACTGTACCAGATGGAAGAGGAGGCGCTGTTCGACCTGGCGGTCGGCGTCCTGCACCTGCAGGAACGTCAGCGCACCGCGCTGTTCATCCGCCGCGACCCGTTCGAACGGTTCGTCAGCAGCCTGGTCTACGTCCCCCGCGACCGCTACGACACCGCCGTCCGTCGCCGGTTCCAGACCATCCTGGAGCGGGCGTTCGGCGGCGGCGAAACCAGCTTCAACGTGCTGCTCGGCGATGATCCGCTGGCCCGGGTGCACATCGTCGTGCAGACCGAACCCGGCCGCATCCCCGCCTACGACGCCGTCGCCATTGAGAACGAGCTGATCGAGGCCAGCCGGAGCTGGGCCGACAAGCTGCGCGAGGTGCTGGTCGCCCGCCATGGCGAAGCCAAGGGCCTCGACCTGCTGCGGCGGCACGCCGACGTCTTCCCGGCGCCCTACCGGGAGCAGGTGGACGCCAAGGTGGCGCCGGACGACTTGGCGAACGTCGAACAGGTCACGGCCACGGGCCGCCTGCGCGGCGTCCTGCACCGCACCAACGACGGTGCGCTGGCCTTCCGCATCTTCCATCCGGGGGCGCCGATCCAGCTGTCCCGCATCCTGCCGGTGCTGGAGAATTTCGGCCTGCCGGTGGCGCGGGAGGAAGGCCCCTTCGAACTCAAGCCCGCCGGCACGGCACCGGTGTTCCTGCAGGACTTCGTCTCCACCGCCGAGGCGCCGGATGCCGAACGGCTGGCCGCGCTGGGGCCGGTGTTCGAGGAGGCCTTCCTCGCCTGCTGGGAGCGCCGGTCGGGCAACGACCGGCTGAACCGGCTGGTGCTGCTGGCGGGGCTGGACCACCGCCAGGTCACCGTCCTGCGCGCCTATGCCCGCTACCTCCGGCAGGTGCGGTTCCCGAACAGCCAGGAGTTCCTGGCCGACACGTTGGCCGCCCACCCCGAATTCGCCCGCGACCTGATCGAGCTGTTCACGCTGCTGTTCGATCCGGCCCGCCAGCCGGCCGACGGCAAGACGGTCGCCGCGGTCGAAAAGCGTCTGGAAGGCATGCTCGCCAAGGTCCAGAGCCTTGAGGAGGACCGCGCCCTGCGCCGGTTCATGAACCTCATCCGCTCGACCCTGCGCACCAACCACTTCAAAACGGCTTCCGACGGCACGCCGCTCGACTACCTGTCGCTCAAGCTCGACAGCCGGGGGATCGACGGGCTGCCCAAGCCGCGGCCGTTCGTCGAAATCTTCGTCTACAACCAGCGGGTCGAGGCCATCCACCTGCGCGGCGGGCGGATCGCACGCGGCGGCATCCGCTGGTCGGACCGGCGCGAGGATTTCCGGACCGAGATCCTGGGCCTGATGCGCACGCAGATGGTCAAGAACGCGGTCATCGTGCCGGTCGGCTCGAAGGGCGGCTTCGTTGTGAAGCGCCCGCCCGCCCCCAGTGAAGGCCGTGAAGCGTTCCTGAACGAGGGCGTCGCCTGCTACCGCATCATGATGCGCGGCATGCTCGACATCACCGACACGCTGGCGGCCGACGGCACCCTCGTCCCGCCGACGCAGGTGGTGCGCCGTGACGGCGACGATCCGTATCTGGTGGTGGCCGCCGACAAGGGCACGGCCACCTTCTCCGACATCGCCAACGGCATCAGCCAGGAATACGGCTTCTGGTTGGACGACGCCTTCGCGTCGGGCGGGTCGGCGGGCTACGACCACAAGAAGATGGGCATCACCGCCCGCGGCGCGTGGGAAAGCGTGAAGCGGCACTTCCGCGAACTGGGCCTGGACACCCAGTCCCAGGATTTCACGGTGGCCGGCGTGGGCGACATGTCGGGCGACGTGTTCGGGAACGGCATGCTGCTGTCCGAGCACATCCGCCTGGTCGCCGCCTTCGACCACCGCCACATCTTCCTCGACCCCGATCCCGACCCCGCCAGGTCCTTCGCCGAGCGCAAGCGCCTGTTCGACCTGCCCCGCTCCTCGTGGGCGGACTACGACGCCAAGCTCCTGTCGAAGGGCGGCATGATCGTCGAGCGCACGGCCAAGGAAGTGAAACTGACGCCCGAGGTCCGTGCCCGCCTGGGCATCGAGGACGAAACGGTGACCCCGGCCGACCTGATGCGCGCCATCCTGTCGGCCCAGGTGGACCTCCTGTGGTTCGGCGGCATCGGCACCTACATCCGCGCGACCACCGAAACCGACGCCGATGCGGGCGACAAGGCGAACGACGCCCTGCGCATCACCGCCGCCGATGTCCGGGCCAAGGTGGTGGGCGAAGGCGCCAACCTGGCCATGACCCAGAAGGCGCGCATCGAGGCCGCACGCCACGGCGTCCGGCTGAACACCGACTTCCTCGACAACTCGGCCGGCGTGGACACCTCCGACCACGAGGTGAACATCAAGATCCTGCTGGGCGAGGTGCTGGCCAACGGCGCCATGGACCGGCCCAGCCGCGACAAGCTCCTGGCCGAGATGACCGACGAGGTCGCCCAGCTGGTGCTGCGCGACAACTACCTGCAGACCCAGGCGCTGAGCATCGAGGAGGCGCTGGGCAGCGCCGGCCTGGAGGGTCAGGCGCGGCTGCTGCGCGATCTGGAAAAGTCCGGCAAGCTCGACCGGACGGTCGAGATGCTCCCCGGCGACGAGGAGATCGCGGCCCGTCGGCAGGCCGGCCAGGGCCTGATGCGGCCGGAACTCGCCGTGCTGCTGAGCTACGCCAAGATCCGCCTGTTCGACGATCTGCTGGCGACCGACCTGCCGGACGATCCGCAGATGGAAACCGACCTGGTCGGCTATTTCCCGACGCCGCTGCGCGACCGGTTCCGCGACGCCATCCTGCGCCACCGGCTGCGGCGCGAGATCGTGGCCACCGCCGTGGCGAACGGCATCGTCAACCGCATGGGCCCGACCTTCGTGCCCGATACCGTCGAGAAGACCGGCGCCGGGCCGGGCGACGTCGCCCGCGCCTTCGTGGCGGCTCGCGAGGTGTTCGACCTGCCGTCCATCTGGGCCGCCATCGAAGCCCTGGACAACAAGGTCCCGGCATCGGTCCAGATCCGCATGCTCCAGGAGACCCGCGGCCTTCTCGAACGCGCGGTCGCCTGGCTGGCGGTGGGCGGGAAGCTGGACCTGACGGCCTGCGTGCGCACCTACGGCGCCGGGGTGAAGGCGCTGTCCAAGGCGCTGCCCCGCATCCTGTCGGCCGAACACAAGGCGGATCTGGATGCGCGTGCCCAGGCCCTGACGGCCGAGGGTGTTCCGGCCGATCTGGCGGCCCGGGTGGCGGCGCTGCCGGTGCTGGCCGCGGCGCTCGACGTGACCCGGATCGCCGAGACCTCCGGCAAGGACGTGGGCAACGTGGCGGTCGCCTACTTCGCCCTGGGTCACCGGTTCGGCTTCGAGTGGCTGCGCGGCATGGCGCGGGCCCTGAAGACCGAGAACCATTGGGAACGTCAGGCGCTGGCCGCGGTGGTGGACGATCTCTACGCCCAGCAGAGCGAGCTGACGGTCCATGCGCTGAGGGTCAACGGCAAGGGTGATCCGATCCAGGCCTTTGCGGCCACCCGCCCCGCCCCCGTCGCCCGGGCCGAACAGCTGCTCACCGAGTTGCGCGCGGCGCCGACGGTCGATCTGGCCATGCTGTCGATCGCCAACCGGCAGCTGCGGGGTTTGGTCGCAGGGTGA
- a CDS encoding polysaccharide deacetylase family protein: MNRAAWAPLAEELARWDAAGMAATFWWRDDDAAAPGPALDRLLDMGERYGVPLALAVVPEPAVPPLADRLAREPQTTVLQHGWAHRNWAPDGEKRQELGPHRPTAAVCADIERGRERIAALFGDRALPVLVPPWNRIAPAVVEQLPAFGISGLSTFGPRPARVAARSVLAVNTHVDMIDWRNRCAAAPEVVAAQAAAHLAARRTGRADPDEPTGFLTHHLVHGDAAWDLCARVLDFSMACMAVRWLDPRTVFEVRG, translated from the coding sequence GTGAACCGCGCCGCCTGGGCGCCGCTGGCCGAGGAACTCGCCCGCTGGGACGCGGCCGGAATGGCCGCGACCTTCTGGTGGCGCGACGACGACGCCGCCGCCCCGGGCCCGGCGCTTGATCGGCTACTCGACATGGGCGAGCGGTACGGCGTGCCGCTCGCCCTGGCCGTTGTACCGGAACCCGCCGTCCCCCCCCTGGCGGACCGGCTGGCGCGGGAACCGCAAACGACCGTTCTCCAGCACGGCTGGGCCCACCGCAACTGGGCGCCGGATGGCGAGAAACGGCAGGAATTGGGACCGCACCGTCCCACCGCCGCCGTGTGCGCGGACATCGAACGGGGCCGCGAACGCATCGCCGCCCTGTTCGGGGACCGCGCGCTTCCGGTCCTGGTTCCGCCGTGGAACCGGATCGCGCCCGCGGTCGTGGAACAATTGCCCGCGTTCGGGATTTCCGGACTCTCCACCTTCGGCCCACGTCCGGCGCGGGTGGCGGCGCGCAGTGTCCTTGCGGTGAATACCCACGTGGATATGATTGACTGGCGCAATCGCTGTGCCGCGGCTCCGGAGGTTGTGGCCGCGCAGGCGGCGGCGCATCTCGCCGCCCGCCGGACCGGCCGGGCCGACCCGGACGAGCCGACCGGGTTTCTGACGCACCATCTGGTGCACGGGGATGCGGCATGGGATCTCTGTGCCCGCGTCCTCGATTTCTCCATGGCCTGCATGGCCGTCCGCTGGCTCGATCCGCGGACCGTATTCGAGGTTCGAGGATGA
- a CDS encoding ABC transporter ATP-binding protein, translating to MTDLLNVRDLKVEFRVQGGVVRAVRGVSFRVRPGSTVALVGESGSGKSVISQAIMGILPQSGRITSGRILFRDPLGDGTVTDIAALDPEGYRMRDIRGGRISIIFQEPMTSLSPLHTIGDQIGEAVRLHRGVSRADARRLTAVMLRRVRFPNPRQALDTYPFELSGGLRQRAMIAMALICRPALLIADEPTTALDVTIQAQILKLIRDLQAELGMAVLMITHDLGVVANMAEEVVVMYNGEVMEAGPSEEIFRAPRHPYLKALLHAVPRFRMAPGERLVPIREIRSEPEGRLLQRDRAPWPAGADAAGPLLQVSGVSKTFTPRGGGLFRQSGAGAPRILAVNDVSFEVRRGECLGLVGESGCGKTTLGKILMRALAPDGGKVVFNDHGTPVDVLGLEGNALTAFRRRLQFIFQDPFGSLNPRMTVYDIIAEPLVIHGIGTPAQREELVRELMTLVGLDLRHLRRYPHSFSGGQRQRIGIARALALRPDMLICDEPVSALDVSIQAQILNLLKDLQAKLGLTYLFISHNLAVVDYMADRIMVMCRGRIVEIAPREALFRWPVHPYTRALLNAVPEPDLDAPLDFDALLGARASDPTTWPQPFTIGAGPAPGLVEVGEDHLVRASHAPARLEMAV from the coding sequence ATGACCGACCTGCTCAACGTCCGGGACCTGAAGGTCGAATTCCGCGTCCAAGGGGGCGTGGTCCGGGCGGTGCGCGGTGTTTCCTTCCGGGTGAGGCCCGGGTCGACCGTGGCCCTTGTGGGTGAATCGGGGTCCGGCAAATCGGTCATCAGCCAGGCGATCATGGGCATCCTGCCCCAATCCGGCCGGATCACATCCGGCCGGATTCTTTTCCGGGACCCCCTGGGCGACGGGACGGTGACGGATATCGCCGCACTGGATCCCGAAGGGTACCGGATGCGCGACATCCGGGGCGGCCGCATCTCGATCATCTTCCAGGAGCCGATGACCTCGCTGTCGCCGCTGCACACCATCGGCGACCAGATCGGCGAGGCGGTGCGGCTGCACCGGGGCGTGTCCCGGGCCGACGCCCGCAGACTGACGGCGGTGATGCTGCGCCGGGTACGGTTCCCGAACCCCAGGCAGGCCCTGGACACCTACCCGTTCGAATTGTCGGGCGGCCTGCGCCAACGGGCGATGATCGCCATGGCGCTGATCTGCCGTCCGGCGCTGCTGATCGCGGATGAACCGACCACCGCGCTCGACGTGACCATCCAGGCCCAGATCCTGAAACTGATCCGGGATCTCCAGGCGGAGCTGGGGATGGCCGTCCTGATGATCACCCACGACCTGGGCGTGGTCGCCAACATGGCCGAGGAAGTGGTCGTCATGTACAATGGCGAGGTCATGGAGGCCGGGCCGTCGGAGGAGATCTTCCGGGCGCCGCGCCACCCCTATTTGAAGGCCCTGCTCCACGCGGTGCCGCGCTTCCGGATGGCGCCCGGCGAGCGGCTGGTGCCCATCCGCGAGATCCGGTCCGAGCCCGAGGGCCGGCTCCTGCAGCGGGACCGCGCCCCCTGGCCGGCCGGCGCCGACGCCGCCGGGCCGCTGCTGCAGGTGTCCGGGGTCTCCAAGACCTTCACGCCCCGCGGCGGTGGCCTGTTCCGCCAATCCGGCGCCGGTGCCCCGCGCATCCTGGCGGTGAACGACGTCAGCTTCGAGGTCCGCCGGGGCGAATGCCTGGGATTGGTGGGCGAAAGCGGCTGCGGGAAGACGACCCTCGGCAAGATCCTGATGCGGGCGCTCGCACCCGACGGCGGCAAGGTGGTCTTCAACGACCATGGCACGCCGGTTGATGTGCTGGGACTGGAGGGCAATGCGCTCACCGCGTTCCGCCGGCGGCTCCAGTTCATCTTCCAGGACCCGTTCGGCTCGCTGAACCCGCGGATGACGGTGTACGACATCATCGCCGAGCCCCTGGTGATCCACGGCATCGGCACGCCGGCCCAGCGCGAGGAGCTGGTCCGCGAACTGATGACCCTGGTCGGCCTGGACCTCCGGCACCTCCGCCGCTATCCGCACAGCTTTTCCGGCGGCCAGCGCCAGCGCATCGGCATCGCCCGCGCGCTGGCGCTGCGCCCCGACATGCTGATCTGCGACGAGCCGGTGTCCGCGCTGGACGTGTCGATCCAGGCGCAGATCCTCAACCTGCTGAAGGACCTCCAGGCCAAGCTGGGGCTCACCTACCTGTTCATCAGCCACAACCTTGCGGTCGTGGACTACATGGCGGACCGGATCATGGTCATGTGCCGGGGCCGGATCGTCGAGATCGCCCCGCGCGAGGCCTTGTTCCGTTGGCCCGTGCATCCCTATACCCGCGCGCTGCTGAACGCCGTCCCCGAGCCCGACCTGGACGCGCCTTTGGATTTCGACGCCCTTCTCGGCGCGCGCGCCTCGGATCCGACGACCTGGCCCCAGCCCTTCACCATCGGGGCCGGCCCGGCCCCCGGTCTGGTCGAGGTCGGCGAGGACCATCTGGTCCGCGCCTCGCACGCCCCCGCACGCCTGGAGATGGCCGTATGA
- a CDS encoding ABC transporter substrate-binding protein codes for MIRVRALAALAVACLLAAAPAALAQTAAQTATPDPQEPPMLQEQVGAGKLPPVAERLPRPAKVATLVDGEQVVGRHGGDITTLMGRARDTRIIFAYGYARLVAWTPKLELEPDILERVDTEESRVFTLHLREGHRWSDGQPFTTEDFRYWWEDVANNPALSPYGPPAEILVDNEPPTVEILSPTAIRYTWPKPNPYFLPALAGARPIQIYSPAHYLRRFHEKYANPEELKQRIQQGGQRGWAQLHNRMDNAYNFDNPDLPTLQPWQVTNAPPSERFVFVRNPYFHRIDPEGRQLPYADRLVMQVADSRLIPAKTGAGETDLQARYIRFDNYTFLKDAEQRNNYTVRLWKTGSGAQLALYPNLNATDPVWRTLMRDVRFRRALSLAINRDEINQVVYFGLATPSQNTVLPESPLYHDAYRDAWAGFDVKKANQLLDEVGLTKKDRAGTRLLPDGRPVEIVVETAGENTEETDVLQLIADGWKRVGVRLFSRPSQLEVFRNRVYAGDAVMVIAKGVDNGIPTADMPPGEFVPVDQGQYHWPKWGQFRQTRGGAGEAPDLPPALSLLDLLGTWQNARDRAGRADAWRRILEIHADQVFTIGIVAGVQQPIVVRNMLRNVPREALFNWDPGAFFGMYRPDLFWFERRG; via the coding sequence ATGATCCGCGTCCGCGCCCTCGCCGCCCTCGCCGTCGCGTGCCTGCTTGCGGCGGCGCCGGCCGCCCTCGCGCAGACCGCCGCCCAGACCGCGACGCCGGACCCGCAGGAGCCGCCGATGCTCCAGGAACAGGTCGGGGCCGGCAAACTGCCGCCCGTGGCCGAGCGGCTGCCCCGGCCGGCGAAGGTGGCCACGCTGGTCGACGGCGAACAGGTCGTGGGCCGGCACGGCGGTGACATCACCACCTTGATGGGCCGCGCCCGGGACACGCGCATCATCTTCGCCTACGGCTACGCCCGGCTGGTGGCCTGGACGCCCAAGCTGGAGCTGGAGCCCGATATCCTGGAACGGGTGGACACGGAGGAAAGCCGGGTCTTCACCCTGCACCTGCGCGAAGGCCACCGCTGGTCCGACGGCCAGCCCTTCACCACCGAGGATTTCCGCTACTGGTGGGAGGATGTGGCCAACAATCCCGCCCTGTCCCCCTACGGCCCGCCGGCCGAGATCCTGGTGGACAACGAACCCCCGACCGTCGAGATCCTGTCCCCGACCGCCATCCGGTACACCTGGCCGAAGCCGAACCCCTACTTCCTGCCGGCGCTGGCCGGCGCACGGCCGATCCAGATCTATTCGCCGGCCCACTACCTGCGCCGGTTCCACGAGAAATATGCGAACCCGGAGGAGTTGAAGCAGCGCATCCAGCAGGGCGGGCAGCGCGGCTGGGCCCAACTGCACAACCGGATGGACAATGCCTACAACTTCGACAACCCCGACCTGCCCACGCTCCAGCCCTGGCAGGTGACGAACGCCCCGCCGTCCGAGCGCTTCGTGTTCGTGCGCAATCCCTATTTCCACCGGATCGACCCGGAGGGCCGGCAGCTTCCCTACGCCGACCGGCTGGTCATGCAGGTGGCCGACAGCCGCCTGATCCCCGCCAAGACCGGTGCCGGCGAAACGGACCTCCAGGCCCGCTACATCCGGTTCGACAACTACACGTTCCTCAAGGACGCGGAGCAACGGAACAACTACACCGTCCGCCTCTGGAAGACGGGCAGCGGTGCGCAGCTCGCCCTGTACCCCAACCTGAACGCCACCGACCCGGTCTGGCGCACGCTGATGCGCGATGTCCGCTTCCGGCGGGCGCTTTCGCTCGCCATCAACCGGGACGAGATCAACCAGGTCGTCTATTTCGGCCTGGCCACCCCGTCGCAGAACACGGTCCTGCCGGAAAGCCCGCTGTACCACGATGCCTACCGGGACGCCTGGGCCGGCTTCGACGTGAAGAAGGCCAACCAGCTTCTGGACGAGGTCGGCCTGACGAAGAAGGACCGCGCCGGAACCCGCCTGTTGCCCGACGGCCGGCCGGTCGAAATCGTGGTGGAGACCGCCGGCGAGAACACCGAGGAGACCGACGTCCTGCAACTGATCGCGGACGGCTGGAAACGCGTGGGCGTCCGCCTGTTCTCGCGCCCCTCCCAGTTGGAGGTGTTCCGCAACCGCGTCTATGCCGGGGATGCCGTCATGGTGATCGCCAAGGGCGTGGACAACGGCATCCCCACCGCGGACATGCCCCCCGGTGAATTCGTCCCGGTCGATCAGGGCCAGTACCATTGGCCGAAATGGGGGCAGTTCCGCCAAACCCGCGGGGGCGCCGGCGAGGCGCCCGACCTGCCGCCGGCCCTGAGTCTTCTGGACCTGCTTGGAACCTGGCAGAACGCCAGGGACAGGGCCGGGCGCGCGGATGCCTGGCGCCGGATCCTGGAAATCCATGCCGACCAGGTCTTCACCATCGGCATCGTCGCCGGGGTGCAGCAGCCAATCGTCGTGCGCAACATGCTCCGCAACGTCCCGCGCGAGGCTCTTTTCAACTGGGACCCGGGGGCTTTCTTCGGCATGTACCGCCCGGACCTGTTCTGGTTCGAGCGGCGCGGCTAG
- a CDS encoding ABC transporter permease: MLAYTVRRIMMMIPTLLAISVITFVIIQLPPGDYLTTLVNELQSRGENVDQGRLDFLRRTYGLDRPMAEQYLIWLGGMLTGDFGYSFEYQMPVRDMIGDRLWLTMLVSFTTILFIWIVSFPIAIYSATHQYSWGDYVLTFIGFIGLATPSFMLALVLLYLANVHFGLSIGGLMDPEYLDAPWSWAKVGSVLEHLVIPTLVIGASGTAAMIRRLRANLLDELQKQYYVTALAKGLPRRRALWKYPLRMSLNPFISDIGNLLPQLVSSAAIVSIVMSLPTTGPMLLDALRSQDMYLAGTFLMFLALLTVVGVFLSDLALAVLDPRIRLTGGATK, translated from the coding sequence ATGCTGGCCTACACCGTCCGGCGCATCATGATGATGATCCCGACGCTGCTCGCGATCAGCGTCATCACCTTCGTCATCATCCAACTGCCCCCGGGCGACTACCTGACGACGCTGGTGAACGAGCTGCAAAGCCGCGGCGAGAATGTGGACCAGGGCCGCCTGGATTTCCTGCGCCGGACCTACGGGCTCGACCGTCCCATGGCGGAGCAGTACCTGATCTGGCTGGGCGGCATGCTGACCGGTGATTTCGGGTACTCCTTCGAATACCAGATGCCGGTGCGCGACATGATCGGCGACCGGCTTTGGCTCACGATGCTGGTCTCGTTCACCACGATCCTGTTCATCTGGATCGTGTCCTTCCCCATCGCGATCTATTCGGCCACGCACCAGTATTCCTGGGGCGACTATGTGCTGACGTTCATCGGCTTCATCGGTCTCGCCACGCCCAGCTTCATGCTGGCGCTGGTGCTGCTGTACTTGGCCAATGTGCATTTCGGCCTGTCCATCGGCGGGCTGATGGACCCGGAGTATCTCGACGCCCCCTGGAGCTGGGCCAAGGTCGGATCGGTGCTGGAACACCTGGTCATTCCGACGCTGGTGATCGGCGCATCGGGCACCGCGGCCATGATCCGGCGGCTGCGCGCGAACCTCCTGGACGAGTTGCAGAAGCAGTATTACGTGACCGCGCTGGCCAAGGGCCTGCCGCGGCGCCGGGCCCTGTGGAAATATCCGCTGCGGATGAGCCTGAACCCGTTCATTTCCGACATCGGGAATCTGCTGCCGCAACTGGTGTCGAGCGCAGCCATCGTCTCCATCGTGATGTCGCTGCCCACCACCGGGCCCATGCTTCTGGACGCGCTGCGCAGCCAGGACATGTACCTGGCCGGGACGTTCCTGATGTTCCTGGCGCTGCTGACGGTGGTCGGCGTGTTCCTGTCGGATCTCGCGCTGGCGGTGCTGGACCCCCGCATCCGCCTGACCGGAGGGGCGACGAAATGA